The window ACAGCGCCGGTCGGCTGAACTTTTCGCCCCACCTCGTGGAATTTCTGGAAGACGTCATCATTGAAAACACGCAGTGTTACCGCCAATCGGAAATCTATTCCAACATCTTGGCCAGCCTGATGGACGCGCGGGCCTCGATCGTGAGCAACAACTTGAATATTTTGATGAAGACCTTGAACCTCATGACCATCGTCATCATGATCCCCACGCTCATCGTCAGCGTTTTTTCCATGAACGTCACCATACCGCTCGAGAAACACGAATTGGCTTTTTGGTTCATCGTGGCGCTGGCGGTCATTTCGGGCGTCGGGGTGTTGATGTGGTGGAACTACTTCATTAAAACCCTCCACAAAAAACACAAATGACTCAACGTCCGTCCGTCGGCAGGGTGTCGCTGGTGGGCGGGGGGCCCGGACGGCCGGACCTTTTGACCTTGCGCGGCGCGGCGCTGTTGACCCGGGCCGATGTCGTGGTGTTGGACGCCTTGGTCGACCGCGCGCTGTTGCGCCATGGCCGACCCGGCGTCCGTGTCGTGGACGCGGGCAAGCGCGGCCACGGCCGCGCGCTCATGGGCCAACCCGCCATCAATCGTCTTTTGGTGCGTCTGGCGCGCGCGGGGAAAAACGTCGTGCGCTTGAAAGGCGGGGACCCCTGCCTCTTCGGCCGCGGGGGGGAAGAGGCCGAGGCCCTGGCCGCGGCGGGCGTTCCCTTTGAAATCGTGCCCGGGGTGTCCTCCGTGACGGCCGTCCCGGCCCACGCCGGGGTGCCCCTGACCCACCGGGACTTCACCTCCACCGTCACCGTCGTGACCGGCCACGGCCAAGCGCCCAACCGGTATTGGAGGGAGTCCGCCTCCCGGCCCGCGCGACCCGCCGTGGATTGGAAGGCCCTGCCGCGCGACGGGACCCTGGTGGTCTTGATGGGTTTGAAAAACGCCGCGACCATCGCCGCCGATCTGCTTCGCGCCGGTTGGGCGCCGGACACGCCCTCCCTGGCCGTGGCCTCGGGCACGTTGCCGGAACAAAAGACGGTCCGGGCCCCCTTGGCGGAATTCGGCGCGGCCCTGCGGCGCGCGCGGCTGTCGCCCCCGGGGCTCTTGGTGTTCGGCCGGGTGGCGGGCCTGGGCCCCAAGCTGGATTGGTTTTCGCGCCGGCCGCTCGTTGGCAAAAAGATTCTCGTGGCGCGACCGGCCGAACAGGCCGGCCCGTTGACGTCCCTGTTGGAAGAGCGGGGCGCCCGTGTGGTGGAGTGCCCGGCCATCCGCATCGACCCCTTGAAGCCCTCGTTCGCTGTACGCAAAGCCCTGCGGGCTTTCGATTTCGACGGCGCGCTGTTCACGAGCGTCAACGCCGTCCGCCACGCCCGCCCCCATCTGCCCGCGGGCTGGCCCCCGCGCGCCCGGGCTTACGCCGTGGGCCCCAAAACCGCCGACGCGATGGCGGCGGCGGGGATCCCCGTGACGGGCGTCGCGGGAGAGTACAACGCCGAGGGGCTCGCGCGCATCTTGAAAAAGCCCCTGCGCGGAAAAAAGTTCCTTTTCCCCCGGGCCGAATCGGGCCGCGACGTCTTGATCCGCTTTTTGGAAAAGGCCGGGGCGACCGTGACCCTCTGGCCCGTGTACCGCACGACCCCCCTGGCCCCGCCCCGGCCCGTGCGGCGGGATCTGTTGTCGGGGCGTTTCGACGCGGCGGCTTTCACCTCGTCCTCCACCGTCGAGGCGGTGCTGGGGGCGATTTCGCCGGCGGCGCGGCGAAAAATATTCAAAGGGACGCGGGCCCTGTCCATCGGGCCCCTCACTTCGAAAACCCTGCGCGCCCACGGGGCGGGCCGGGGCCTCGTGGAAGCGCGGGGCGCCACCGTGGAGTCCATGGTGGACGCCCTGGAAAAGGCCTGGGCCCAGCGATGACCTCGGTCCCCATGGACCGCCTCGCGCGCGTTTTGCGCCGGGCCCTCGCGGCCGGCGGCCGTGTGGTGCGCCGGGGCGCGGGACGCCGGTTCACCGTCGCGCACAAAGGCGTGGTCAACATCGTGACGTCCGTCGACAAAGCGGCGGAGCGCGCCATCCGCCGCGTCATCGCGGGGGTCTTCCCCGACCACGGATTTTTGATGGAGGAATCGGGCGCCCGTCCGTCGCGCTCCCCCTACCGTTGGGTGGTGGACCCCCTGGACGGCACGGTCAACTTCGCCCACGGCCTGCCGATTTCCTGCGTGTCGATCGGTCTGGAAAAGGACGGTCGGGTGATCCTGGGCGGGGTGTTGGACCCCTACCGACGGGAGCTGTTCACCGCCGCGCGGGGGAAGGGCGCGCACCTCAACGGGCGGCGGCTCCGGGTGTCGCGCACGGCGAAACTCATCGACGCGCTCCTCGTCACCGGCTTTCCCTACGACCGGTACAAAAAAGCGGCCTACTACCTGTCGTTCGTCGAGAGGTTCATGAAGCGGACCCAGGGCCTGCGCCGCCTGGGGGCGGCGGCCCTGGACCTGGCCCACGTGGCCGCCGGGCGGTTTGACGGCTATTGGGAATTCAATTTGCAACCCTGGGACGCGGCGGCGGGCCTCCTTCTCGTGCAAGAGGCCGGCGGCCGGGTGACGAATTTTCGGGGCGCGCCCTACACGCTCGCGGACACGTCCCAAACCCTCGCCTCCAACGGGCGGCTTCACGACGCCATGCGTCGGCTATTGTCGGATAAAGTAAAATAGCGCCATGCCGTTCCCCCAAGTCCGTCCCCGACGATTGCGCGCCTCCGACGGCGCGCGCCGCCTGGTCCGGGAAACCCACCTGACCCCGGCCGATTTCGTTCAACCCCTGTTTGTCCGTCCCGGCAAGGGCGAACGCCGCCCCGTGCGGTCCATGCCGGGCGTTGCCCAAATATCCGTCGATATCGCCGTGAAGGAAGCCCGGGAGTTGCGGCGTCTGGGCGTGCCCGCCGTGATCCTCTTCGGCGTGCCGGCCGTGAAAGACGCCGCCGGAACCGACGCCGCCAGTCCCGACGGGATCGTGCAAAGGGCCGTTCGGGCGATCAAGGACGCCTGCCCCGACCTGGTGGTCGTCACCGACCTCTGTTTGTGCGAATACACCGACCACGGCCATTGCGGTGTGTTGACGGGCGCGGGCCGCGCGGCCGTCATCGACAACGACGCGACGTTGGATTTGCTGGGGCGCATCGCCCAAACGCAGGCGGCCGCGGGGGCCGACTGGGTCGCCCCCTCGGGCATGATGGACGGCGCCGTGGGCGCGATCCGCCGCGCGCTGGACGAGGGCGGACACGCGGGCACGGCCATCCTCGCCTACGCGGCCAAGTACGCCTCGGCTTTCTACGGGCCTTTCCGTGACGCGGCCCAATCGACCCCGGCCTTCGGCGACCGCCGCTCGCACCAGATGGACGCCGCCAACGCCCGCGAAGCCCTGCGGGAGGTGGCCCTCGACGTCAAAGAGGGCGCCGACATGGTGATGGTGAAACCCGCGTTGTCCTATTTGGACATCGTTCGCCGCGTGCGCGACCGCTTCGACGTGCCGGTGGCGGCCTACAACGTCTCCGGCGAGTACGCCCTGGTCAAGGCGGCCGCCCTAAAAGGCTGGATCGACGGCGACCGCGTGATGGAAGAAATCCTCCTGTCCATCAAACGGGCCGGGGCGGACGTGATTTTGACGTACCACGCGCGGGAGATGGCGCGCCGGCTCGTTTGAAGAGTGCGCGATTCCTGGCGCTGGCCTTGCTGGCCGGGTGCGCGCCGCGCTTGTTTGTGAAACCGCCGGGCGACCCCGCCGCGGGCGTCCTGGTCCGCTGGTGGGGCCATTCCTGTTTTTCTTTGACGGACAGCGCGGGACGGACGATCCTGATCGACCCCTTTGACGACAGCGTCGATTACCCGGCCCCGACTCCGCGGCCGGACGCGCTGTTGGTGACCCACGCGCATTTCGACCACGCCAATTTTCCCGGGGCGGCCCCGGAACCGTTGTTGAAGCCGCCGACCCGGGAGCCCGACACCGAGGATTCCAACGGCCCGGGGCGCGGTTCGCCGCGCCGACCGGCGCCGCCCCGATGGCCCTACGCCGTCGTGCGGACCACGGGGACCCACACGGCCGCGGGGGTGGAAGTGGTGGGCGTGTCGGCCGACCACGACGACCAGGGCGGGCGTCGGCACGGATTCACCGCGGTGTACGTTTGGGGCATGGGCGGGCTCCGGTTCGCCCATCTGGGGGACATCGGCCAAGCGTCCCTGCGGCCCGATCAACGGGCGGCCCTGGCCGGGGTCGACGTGCTTTTTGTTCCGGTGGGGGGAAAAACCACCGTCGACGCGGCCGGCGCCTGGGCCTTGATAAAAGAAATCGCCCCCCGGGCCGTTGTGCCCATGCATTACGGCACGGCGCGCGTTCGTTTTTTTGAGTTCGAGCCGATCCATGTGTTTCTGCGGGACGCCCCGAACGTTCGCTGGCTCGACGGGGACACGTTCCGCGTCCGCCGCGACGACCTGACGTCGGACACCGCGGTGTACGTGCCGGCCCCCCCGGGGACGGTCAAAAAGGAGGCCCCATGACGCGATCCGAGGAGTTTTTCAAATTGGCGCAGCGCACCTTTGTCGGCGGAGTCAACTCGCCGGTGCGGGCGTTCAAGGCCGTGGGCGGGACCCCGATTTTCTTTGAGCGCGCCCGGGGCGCCCACCTGTTCGACGTGGACGGCCGTCGGTTTGTCGATTACGTGGGCTCCTGGGGGCCGATGATTTTGGGCCACGCGCACCCGACGGTGGTGAAGGCCGCCGAGCGGGCGCTGGAGCGGGGCTCCTCCTTCGGCGCGCCCTGCCCGGCGGAATTGGATCTGGCCTGGCTCGTGCGCGACGCGGTGCCTTCGGTCGAATTGATCCGCTTCACGAGCTCCGGCACCGAGGCCTGCATGTCGGCCCTGCGCCTGGCGCGGGGCTTTACGGGCCGCAAACTGGTTGTGAAATTCGCCGGCTGTTACCACGGCCACGGCGACAGCCTGCTTGTGGCCGCGGGAAGCGGCGCCCTCACGCTGGGCACGCCGACCTCCCAGGGCGTTCCGGAAGAACTGGCGCGGCTCACCCTGGTGTTGCCCTACAACGACGCGGCGGCCCTGCAAAAAGCTTTCAAACGGTTCGGGCCCAAGATCGCGGCGGTGATCGTCGAGCCCGTGGTGGGAAACATGGGGGTCGTCGCGCCCTCGGCGGAATTTTTGGAGACCCTGGACCGCGTGCCGCGCAAAAACGGCGCGCTTCTCATCGTCGACGAAGTGATGACGGGATTTCGCGTGGGGCCCGGCGGGGCCCAGCGGGCCCTGGGGCTCCGGGCCGACCTCACGACTTTCGGCAAGATCATCGGCGGCGGCTTGCCGGTGGGCGCCCTGGGCGGGGCGCGGAAAATCATGGAAAAGCTGGCCCCGCTCGGGCCCGTCTACCAGGCGGGCACGTTGTCGGGCAACCCCGTGGCCATGGCGGCCGGGGCGGCGACGCTGGCGCTCCTTAAGCGCGAACCCCCTTACAAAGTGCTTCAGGACCGCACGGACTCGCTCACCTACGGCCTGCGGGCCATCGCCCGCCGCCACCGGCGGGACATCA of the Elusimicrobiota bacterium genome contains:
- the cobA gene encoding uroporphyrinogen-III C-methyltransferase, which encodes MTQRPSVGRVSLVGGGPGRPDLLTLRGAALLTRADVVVLDALVDRALLRHGRPGVRVVDAGKRGHGRALMGQPAINRLLVRLARAGKNVVRLKGGDPCLFGRGGEEAEALAAAGVPFEIVPGVSSVTAVPAHAGVPLTHRDFTSTVTVVTGHGQAPNRYWRESASRPARPAVDWKALPRDGTLVVLMGLKNAATIAADLLRAGWAPDTPSLAVASGTLPEQKTVRAPLAEFGAALRRARLSPPGLLVFGRVAGLGPKLDWFSRRPLVGKKILVARPAEQAGPLTSLLEERGARVVECPAIRIDPLKPSFAVRKALRAFDFDGALFTSVNAVRHARPHLPAGWPPRARAYAVGPKTADAMAAAGIPVTGVAGEYNAEGLARILKKPLRGKKFLFPRAESGRDVLIRFLEKAGATVTLWPVYRTTPLAPPRPVRRDLLSGRFDAAAFTSSSTVEAVLGAISPAARRKIFKGTRALSIGPLTSKTLRAHGAGRGLVEARGATVESMVDALEKAWAQR
- a CDS encoding inositol monophosphatase produces the protein MDRLARVLRRALAAGGRVVRRGAGRRFTVAHKGVVNIVTSVDKAAERAIRRVIAGVFPDHGFLMEESGARPSRSPYRWVVDPLDGTVNFAHGLPISCVSIGLEKDGRVILGGVLDPYRRELFTAARGKGAHLNGRRLRVSRTAKLIDALLVTGFPYDRYKKAAYYLSFVERFMKRTQGLRRLGAAALDLAHVAAGRFDGYWEFNLQPWDAAAGLLLVQEAGGRVTNFRGAPYTLADTSQTLASNGRLHDAMRRLLSDKVK
- the hemB gene encoding porphobilinogen synthase yields the protein MPFPQVRPRRLRASDGARRLVRETHLTPADFVQPLFVRPGKGERRPVRSMPGVAQISVDIAVKEARELRRLGVPAVILFGVPAVKDAAGTDAASPDGIVQRAVRAIKDACPDLVVVTDLCLCEYTDHGHCGVLTGAGRAAVIDNDATLDLLGRIAQTQAAAGADWVAPSGMMDGAVGAIRRALDEGGHAGTAILAYAAKYASAFYGPFRDAAQSTPAFGDRRSHQMDAANAREALREVALDVKEGADMVMVKPALSYLDIVRRVRDRFDVPVAAYNVSGEYALVKAAALKGWIDGDRVMEEILLSIKRAGADVILTYHAREMARRLV
- a CDS encoding MBL fold metallo-hydrolase → MKSARFLALALLAGCAPRLFVKPPGDPAAGVLVRWWGHSCFSLTDSAGRTILIDPFDDSVDYPAPTPRPDALLVTHAHFDHANFPGAAPEPLLKPPTREPDTEDSNGPGRGSPRRPAPPRWPYAVVRTTGTHTAAGVEVVGVSADHDDQGGRRHGFTAVYVWGMGGLRFAHLGDIGQASLRPDQRAALAGVDVLFVPVGGKTTVDAAGAWALIKEIAPRAVVPMHYGTARVRFFEFEPIHVFLRDAPNVRWLDGDTFRVRRDDLTSDTAVYVPAPPGTVKKEAP
- the hemL gene encoding glutamate-1-semialdehyde 2,1-aminomutase produces the protein MTRSEEFFKLAQRTFVGGVNSPVRAFKAVGGTPIFFERARGAHLFDVDGRRFVDYVGSWGPMILGHAHPTVVKAAERALERGSSFGAPCPAELDLAWLVRDAVPSVELIRFTSSGTEACMSALRLARGFTGRKLVVKFAGCYHGHGDSLLVAAGSGALTLGTPTSQGVPEELARLTLVLPYNDAAALQKAFKRFGPKIAAVIVEPVVGNMGVVAPSAEFLETLDRVPRKNGALLIVDEVMTGFRVGPGGAQRALGLRADLTTFGKIIGGGLPVGALGGARKIMEKLAPLGPVYQAGTLSGNPVAMAAGAATLALLKREPPYKVLQDRTDSLTYGLRAIARRHRRDITVNAFGSMFTLFFTRGPVSDLVSAEKADTRAYGKFFHALLKRGVYFPPSQFEAAFVSAAHSPSDIEKTLAAADAAFHEV